A region from the Medicago truncatula cultivar Jemalong A17 chromosome 6, MtrunA17r5.0-ANR, whole genome shotgun sequence genome encodes:
- the LOC25496814 gene encoding pentatricopeptide repeat-containing protein At5g16640, mitochondrial, translating to MVAKRIGLDVFTYNALISGFSAVSKLNDAIGLFNKMTAENINPDVYTFNILVDGFCKDGRVKEAKNVLAMMIKDDIKPRVVTYSSLMDGYCLINEVNKAKEIFDSMAARGVMANVQSYTTMINGFCKIKMVDEAINLFEEMRCRKIIRNVLIYSFLIDGLCKSGRISYALKLVDEMHDRGQPPNIVIYSSILDALCKNHRVDQAIALSVDCAKVEG from the coding sequence ATGGTTGCTAAGAGAATTGGCCTTGATGTTTTCACTTACAATGCTTTAATTAGTGGTTTTTCTGCTGTTTCTAAATTGAATGATGCAATTGGTTTGTTCAATAAAATGACAGCGGAAAACATCAACCCGGATGTGTATACCTTTAATATACTGGTTGATGGTTTTTGTAAGGATGGTAGGGTGAAAGAAGCTAAAAATGTATTAGCCATGATGATCAAAGACGACATAAAGCCTCGTGTTGTTACTTATAGCTCTTTAATGGATGGATATTGTTTGATTAACGAAGTGAACAAGGCCAAGGAAATATTCGATAGTATGGCCGCAAGGGGAGTCATGGCTAATGTTCAGAGCTATACTACCATGATTAATGGATTTTGCAAGATTAAAATGGTGGATGAAGCCATAAATCTCTTTGAAGAAATGCGTTGTAGAAAAATTATTCGTAATGTGTTAATTTACAGTTTCCTTATTGATGGTTTGTGTAAATCGGGGAGAATCTCTTATGCTCTGAAGCTAGTCGATGAGATGCATGATAGAGGTCAACCACCTAATATAGTTATTTACAGTTCTATATTGGATGCTTTATGCAAAAACCATCGTGTTGACCAGGCAATTGCATTATCAGTGGACTGTGCCAAAGTGGAAGGCTAG
- the LOC120576118 gene encoding LEAF RUST 10 DISEASE-RESISTANCEUS RECEPTOR-LIKE PROTEIN KINASE-like 1.2, protein MSKPLQTLFTLSIILITSCYADISNTSTLCPPSFCGNISIQYPFWIKSHTINPSDQLCGYPDFGLECSQDKAIITLPSDTYYVTNIDYDTYSITLVDIDILDQKCPRARKNVTLSNLPLSFSSLDLNLSFYFNCSSYPLSLDPIGCFELSNDEKLKSYVILASDEGEIGYDNWKCEEHVNVIVKSDELNDVVGGLINGFGSAMKKGFVLNWRKAEDCAQCEISGGYCGYNQSTKKSTCICGNGSVVAKSCKKVD, encoded by the exons ATGTCAAAACCCTTGCAAACCCTATTTACATTATCCATCATCCTCATAACATCATGTTATGCTGATATTTCCAACACATCAACACTATGTCCTCCTTCTTTTTGTGGCAATATTTCCATTCAATACCCTTTTTGGATTAAGTCTCACACAATCAATCCTAGTGATCAATTATGTGGTTATCCTGATTTTGGCCTTGAATGCTCTCAAGACAAAGCCATAATCACTCTTCCAAGTGACACATATTATGTGACAAATATAGACTATGATACTTATTCAATTACCCTTGTTGACATAGATATATTAGATCAAAAATGTCCTAGAGCAAGAAAAAATGTTACACTTTCAAATCTTCCATTGTCTTTTAGCTCATTAGATTTGAATCTTAGTTTCTATTTCAATTGTAGTTCTTACCCTTTATCATTAGACCCTATAGGGTGCTTTGAACTTAGTAATGATGAAAAATTGAAGTCTTATGTGATTTTGGCTAGTGATGAAGGTGAAATTGGCTATGATAATTGGAAGTGTGAGGAACATGTTAATGTGATTGTGAAGAGTGATGagttaaatgatgttgttggtggtttgaTAAATGGATTTGGTTCAGCTATGAAAAAAGGGTTTGTGCTTAATTGGAGAAAAGCTGAGGATTGTGCTCAGTGTGAGATCTCTGGTGGTTATTGTGGATATAATCAAAGCACTAAGAAATCTACATGTATATGTGGAAATGGTAGTGTTGTTGCTAAAAGTTGCAAAAAAG ttGACTAG